A genome region from Nitrosopumilus oxyclinae includes the following:
- a CDS encoding PAC2 family protein: MEFIQNEEPEITKPIIIAAMQDMGNVGSIVVNFINDSLRTKTFRTAKTPFPTYIVDRGGYVDIPDEKWEYRYTEDLIVFGGGKGQPQSNNELNELCQDVIDTAKKYSAKFIYTLGGFHTNRIFNNEPKTYITTTSRELTKQMEGLNVETTPQKSIITGFNGLILGFAKMNKIQGIGMYGELNEPEIPQYRSAISIIKTIEKLTYRKLGDTSQLEIMAQEIERKFKN; encoded by the coding sequence ATGGAGTTCATTCAAAATGAAGAGCCAGAAATTACTAAACCAATTATCATAGCTGCAATGCAAGACATGGGAAATGTCGGGAGCATAGTTGTAAATTTTATCAATGACTCACTTAGAACAAAAACATTCAGAACGGCAAAAACTCCATTTCCAACATATATTGTTGATAGAGGAGGATACGTGGATATTCCTGATGAAAAGTGGGAATACAGATACACGGAGGATTTGATTGTTTTTGGCGGAGGTAAAGGACAACCACAAAGCAATAATGAACTAAATGAATTATGTCAAGACGTCATAGATACTGCAAAAAAATATTCTGCAAAATTTATCTACACGTTAGGAGGATTCCATACTAATAGAATTTTCAATAATGAACCCAAAACATACATCACTACGACATCAAGGGAGCTGACAAAACAGATGGAGGGGTTAAACGTAGAAACCACCCCTCAAAAATCAATTATTACAGGTTTTAATGGATTGATTCTAGGATTTGCAAAAATGAATAAAATTCAAGGAATAGGAATGTATGGCGAACTAAATGAACCTGAAATACCACAATATAGATCAGCAATTAGCATCATCAAAACCATAGAAAAATTGACATATAGAAAATTAGGGGATACAAGTCAATTAGAAATTATGGCCCAAGAGATTGAAAGAAAATTTAAAAATTAA